CTTTGTTTATTGTAAATGTTGCATAACTATTTTATTAACGGTTTTTCCATCGGCTTTACCCTTAACTTTTGGCATTACATATGACATAACTTTACCTATGTCTTTTTTAGAATTAGCGCCTACTGCATCAATAGCTTCTCTTACTAGTTCATCTATTTCTTCTTCAGTTAATTGACGTGGTAGATACTCCATAAGAATATCTATTTCTTTTTGTGTAAGCTCTATTAAATCTTCTCTTCCACCTTTATTAAACTCTTCTATAGCGTCTTTCTTTTGCTTAACTTGTTTAGATATAATTTCTATGATTTGTTCATCTTCTAATTCAACTCTTTCGTCAACTT
This genomic window from Caldisalinibacter kiritimatiensis contains:
- a CDS encoding GatB/YqeY domain-containing protein, yielding MALKEKLMNDLKAAMKDKDKVRKNVITMVRSAIKQREVDERVELEDEQIIEIISKQVKQKKDAIEEFNKGGREDLIELTQKEIDILMEYLPRQLTEEEIDELVREAIDAVGANSKKDIGKVMSYVMPKVKGKADGKTVNKIVMQHLQ